Proteins from a single region of Limibacter armeniacum:
- a CDS encoding SprB repeat-containing protein, which yields MIVNGLNYRLIVGDSVLRRESDGELFLTNENTYQIEVIDAYNAPYKNINYSADYLDSFYDTSVRDNLAQMNTDALEGGGDNPVTLHYYLSNYPPFEVSINLFSTTCFDAQDGKVEIISVAGGAGTGYELAVANAITNLDSVVFTGTNTFMPIDLDGDETYFLKIRDDSCSDWRLVDQLTIYELDGLTKDSLRVEWQENNDHVNDGSGAVTIPQTAAVEVEVNPIATTCYGQPTGALDIKIQGGHLPYSINVKTQDLPNQAFTVTLYEDYKVSVDSIRLEDLAGNQMYLVEIVDANGCVTTSFDGSSSAEGAKEYSVPEKKPLEVISMVHQDLTCSDSNDGTISLEVIDASGIQFKWVKTDDETALPTYTATASPAILEWTNIPAGEYQLYYYESGCAEWQAQTGKLIQIGISEEPELVSVSKTGGNSCDGFNLVAEVNITGATLIVERQDAASWTNYATVEANGASIIFEAVPAGVYRFRYGYSDACGYDEKTLDLESELLYPLYISNAVTSLDCADDFGWVAVNAGVNEQNPRQGNYTFNLYQKDGTLLTSNSSGMFNNLAVGQYYIQAVDNTLTLCPINSEELPFEVSAPAVLGFVVNNVNPTINACLGNPSGEVTIDIDGGVAPYTLRWSSSLGNFSQSIDSPVSSYLIDSLKRGYTYTFSLIDANGCTPASGSVVTTFNYTEMEVNVTETAVDYCGLGNGAVNLDVMQGSGSYALYQASELVKEFTGTNTLIENLSASRTYDFVVKDQETGCEIEVPTVQVTKLDRQFKVSVVVDSNPSCGGNDGEVSLVVTDLSDVVLDNNDFTFEWNDLPYNTANVTGLTAGAYQVNVTDNASCTFADFTFSLTAEGAPKAVEVERELPYCSQPTGQVKVEVTGGNGPYYFNGADGITIVSEDNTNGVFELKGFKAYESVILSFNDQGTCPAYLTINIEEEKIGHVFGEPVFDITPSSCGKAIGAVQLQNFPTSEFAITWNDIAVTTGTSLNNVTAGQYLATIEHLSTHCDTTVAVTIEDRAAVSISLVSLDSSDCGNATGSISVIGAGGGESFTYRWKKGNYEFTGNRTATLDQLFAGDYTVWAIDQYGCVSDPLNVSIKDRTSLFAGLYEINATSCSGIADGAMGSWVSGGLPPYEYSWNGEGFVSGLTEKSGLPYGEVTLTVRDARGCEVIAPSLLLTKRNEIDAIISSSNPTCFEGADGNASVQVLERDLTEISTITWLDSNNAIVGEGASVTGLPEGTFTLVIADNYGCTFTSAFSLNDPEPIEVTPISIQKPKCPDGNEGNIFIEVNGGNQSFAYEWRLKDETNVIATTKHLQQVGVGTYEVTVSDMESSLACIATAELAVPSPDILKIISTQMVSPSCYGAVDGSITIDVTGGRLPYLIEWTDLGVTGRTLSGIGVGTYHVRITDQNQCLLEAELTLDSQPTPLEVSVSDIVDATCSLTNDGMASLSVSGGTAPYFVSWSNRQRGTELTGVGAGTYIAEIRDANGCSISTEVTIGAPASLTLSLVDAINPSCVGAADGQLIFRPEGGTGTYVLTAPEGSLVEWNDADSTFTVSGLTSGRYDFTVSDENSCTQSAYGFRLDNPPVLEVANFEIQNVSCFGGSDGSITITAQGGSGSYEYIWENGAEGNTLGGLRKGTYQLTIVDAAKGCSITRTYTVGEPAELRLSVASFSNPVCVGAADGEIQVEVSGGTAPYTFSWNNGQETAIASALNAGTYTVTVTDANGCQAMITKILEDPQALVLEVANLTDIIEICAGSVFSLDAGSQWHKVTWTSDRGLTSNEQVLLVIGAGNYELEVETLAGCTTSTTFEVVERDDLLEANFLVETSPTEVVETFMLIDVSWPLPDGINWSIEPEVEIVSETDHQREIRFNQAGTYTVTMQANLANCIATVSRQLDVVSLSNGRFGIAGSSNEDIDEDSDIQLLEVVPVPNDGRFTINVRLNEEMDGVLSLRSAGDAKKLWEKELSGANHYTVRYENERLPSGVYILQLVTVQEVKATKVLIQN from the coding sequence GTGATCGTAAATGGATTAAATTATCGCTTGATAGTTGGTGATAGTGTTTTGCGTAGAGAAAGTGATGGGGAATTATTCCTCACCAATGAAAACACCTACCAGATAGAAGTAATCGATGCTTATAATGCTCCTTATAAGAATATCAATTACAGTGCAGATTATCTTGACTCATTCTATGATACATCTGTAAGAGATAACCTTGCGCAAATGAACACAGATGCACTTGAAGGGGGAGGTGATAATCCTGTAACATTGCATTATTATCTATCAAACTATCCTCCCTTTGAAGTTTCAATCAACCTATTTAGTACAACCTGTTTTGATGCACAGGATGGTAAGGTCGAAATTATAAGTGTGGCAGGAGGTGCTGGAACAGGCTATGAATTGGCAGTGGCAAACGCAATAACAAATTTGGATTCTGTAGTATTTACAGGAACTAATACCTTTATGCCAATTGATTTGGATGGTGATGAAACTTACTTCCTTAAAATTCGGGATGACTCCTGTAGTGATTGGCGTTTAGTAGATCAGTTAACCATCTATGAATTGGATGGATTGACAAAAGATTCACTTCGAGTTGAGTGGCAAGAAAACAATGATCATGTAAACGATGGATCAGGAGCAGTTACTATTCCACAAACAGCAGCAGTTGAAGTTGAAGTTAACCCTATAGCGACTACCTGTTACGGTCAACCTACAGGTGCTCTTGATATTAAAATTCAGGGAGGACACCTGCCATATTCTATTAATGTCAAGACGCAGGATCTACCAAATCAGGCATTTACTGTTACTTTGTATGAGGATTATAAAGTTTCGGTTGATAGCATAAGGCTAGAGGACCTAGCAGGTAACCAAATGTATTTGGTAGAAATTGTAGATGCTAATGGCTGTGTCACAACATCCTTTGATGGTAGTTCATCTGCAGAAGGAGCAAAAGAATATTCTGTTCCAGAAAAGAAACCTCTTGAGGTGATTAGCATGGTTCATCAGGACTTGACTTGTTCCGATTCAAATGATGGAACAATTTCTTTAGAAGTTATTGATGCAAGCGGCATTCAGTTTAAGTGGGTGAAAACGGATGATGAAACAGCATTACCTACTTATACGGCAACAGCATCGCCTGCAATCTTGGAATGGACTAACATCCCCGCTGGTGAATACCAATTATATTATTACGAGAGTGGTTGTGCAGAATGGCAGGCGCAAACAGGTAAGTTGATACAGATAGGAATCAGTGAAGAACCAGAACTGGTAAGTGTCTCCAAAACTGGAGGCAATAGCTGTGATGGGTTTAACTTGGTGGCTGAAGTAAATATTACAGGAGCTACGCTAATTGTGGAAAGACAAGATGCAGCAAGTTGGACTAATTATGCTACTGTAGAAGCAAATGGGGCTTCCATAATATTTGAAGCTGTTCCGGCTGGTGTTTATAGGTTCCGTTATGGTTATTCAGATGCTTGCGGATATGATGAAAAGACACTTGATCTGGAAAGCGAACTTCTATATCCATTGTATATCTCAAACGCAGTTACTTCATTAGACTGTGCTGATGACTTTGGTTGGGTTGCTGTCAATGCAGGTGTTAATGAGCAGAACCCAAGACAAGGCAATTATACTTTCAACCTTTACCAAAAAGATGGGACGTTATTGACTTCCAATAGCAGTGGTATGTTCAATAACCTTGCTGTAGGTCAATACTATATTCAGGCAGTTGACAATACGTTGACTTTGTGTCCAATTAATTCAGAGGAATTACCATTTGAAGTATCTGCTCCTGCTGTTTTGGGTTTTGTTGTAAACAATGTTAATCCGACGATTAATGCATGTCTAGGAAATCCTTCTGGCGAGGTCACGATTGATATTGATGGAGGGGTAGCACCTTATACGCTGAGATGGTCAAGCAGTCTTGGCAATTTCTCACAAAGTATAGATAGCCCCGTTAGTAGCTATTTAATTGATTCTCTCAAAAGAGGTTACACTTATACCTTCAGTTTGATAGATGCGAATGGTTGCACTCCTGCCTCTGGAAGTGTAGTGACAACTTTCAATTATACAGAGATGGAGGTGAATGTAACAGAAACCGCTGTCGATTATTGTGGGCTTGGTAATGGAGCCGTAAATCTGGATGTGATGCAAGGTTCAGGCAGCTATGCACTCTATCAGGCTTCTGAGTTGGTGAAGGAATTTACGGGAACTAATACATTGATTGAAAACCTTTCTGCTTCAAGAACATATGACTTTGTAGTAAAGGATCAGGAAACAGGTTGTGAAATTGAGGTGCCAACTGTGCAGGTCACAAAGCTGGATAGACAATTTAAAGTCTCGGTTGTGGTTGACAGTAACCCTTCTTGTGGTGGTAATGACGGTGAGGTGTCATTGGTGGTGACTGACCTTAGTGATGTAGTTTTGGATAACAATGACTTTACATTTGAGTGGAATGATCTTCCATATAACACTGCCAATGTTACAGGATTGACTGCTGGAGCTTATCAGGTGAATGTAACAGATAATGCTTCTTGTACATTTGCTGATTTTACATTCTCACTTACAGCTGAGGGAGCGCCTAAGGCTGTGGAGGTAGAAAGGGAATTACCATATTGTAGTCAGCCAACAGGACAGGTAAAGGTAGAGGTAACTGGAGGTAATGGACCTTATTACTTTAACGGAGCAGATGGAATTACGATAGTAAGTGAGGATAACACAAACGGGGTATTTGAACTGAAAGGATTCAAGGCTTATGAATCGGTAATTCTATCATTTAATGACCAAGGAACTTGTCCGGCATACCTAACCATCAATATAGAGGAGGAAAAGATAGGACATGTATTTGGAGAACCAGTTTTTGATATAACACCATCATCTTGTGGAAAAGCGATTGGAGCAGTTCAGTTACAGAATTTCCCAACATCAGAATTTGCCATTACTTGGAATGACATCGCTGTTACTACAGGAACATCGTTGAACAATGTAACAGCAGGACAATACCTAGCGACAATCGAGCACCTGTCAACACATTGTGATACGACCGTAGCTGTAACCATTGAAGATAGAGCTGCTGTAAGTATCTCGTTGGTTAGTCTTGACTCTTCAGACTGTGGCAATGCGACAGGTTCCATTTCAGTAATAGGAGCAGGAGGTGGAGAATCATTCACTTACAGATGGAAGAAAGGAAATTATGAATTTACGGGGAATAGGACAGCAACACTAGACCAGCTTTTTGCCGGAGACTACACAGTTTGGGCTATAGATCAGTATGGTTGTGTCAGCGACCCATTGAATGTTTCAATCAAGGACAGAACGAGCCTTTTTGCAGGTTTGTATGAAATAAATGCGACATCATGTTCAGGTATTGCAGACGGGGCTATGGGAAGCTGGGTCTCTGGAGGTCTTCCACCTTATGAATATAGTTGGAATGGGGAAGGTTTTGTGTCAGGACTGACAGAAAAGAGTGGCTTGCCATATGGAGAAGTAACCTTGACTGTAAGAGATGCAAGAGGTTGTGAAGTGATAGCGCCATCTCTTTTACTTACTAAAAGAAACGAGATTGATGCAATCATAAGCAGTTCAAACCCTACATGTTTTGAAGGTGCTGATGGTAATGCATCGGTGCAGGTATTGGAGCGAGACTTAACAGAAATTTCGACAATCACTTGGTTGGATAGCAACAATGCTATTGTTGGGGAAGGAGCTTCTGTTACAGGGTTGCCTGAGGGAACATTTACATTGGTAATAGCGGATAACTATGGTTGTACCTTCACAAGTGCATTTAGCCTGAATGATCCAGAGCCGATTGAGGTTACACCAATCAGTATTCAAAAGCCAAAGTGTCCGGATGGAAATGAAGGTAATATCTTTATCGAAGTAAATGGAGGTAACCAATCATTTGCATACGAGTGGAGGCTTAAAGACGAGACCAATGTAATAGCTACAACAAAGCACCTGCAACAGGTAGGGGTAGGTACATATGAAGTGACCGTATCTGATATGGAGTCTTCATTGGCTTGTATAGCTACCGCGGAGCTTGCAGTACCTTCTCCAGATATCTTGAAGATTATCTCAACACAGATGGTCAGCCCAAGCTGTTACGGAGCTGTAGATGGTTCGATCACGATAGATGTTACTGGTGGAAGATTACCTTACCTGATTGAGTGGACAGACTTAGGTGTGACTGGAAGAACACTTTCGGGAATTGGAGTAGGAACGTACCATGTCAGAATAACCGACCAGAATCAATGTTTGTTAGAGGCAGAACTTACATTGGATAGCCAGCCAACACCACTTGAAGTATCAGTTTCTGATATTGTTGATGCGACATGTTCCTTGACCAATGACGGAATGGCATCCCTATCGGTATCAGGTGGAACCGCACCATATTTTGTGTCTTGGAGTAACAGACAAAGGGGCACAGAATTGACAGGTGTTGGTGCAGGTACTTACATCGCAGAAATAAGAGATGCCAACGGTTGCTCAATTTCAACAGAAGTAACCATTGGGGCGCCAGCTTCACTTACACTGTCATTGGTAGATGCTATCAACCCTTCATGTGTTGGTGCTGCTGACGGACAACTGATCTTTAGGCCTGAAGGCGGAACAGGTACTTATGTACTGACAGCTCCGGAAGGTAGTTTGGTGGAATGGAATGACGCAGATAGTACGTTTACAGTTTCAGGGTTGACATCAGGCAGATATGATTTCACTGTATCGGATGAGAACAGTTGTACACAAAGTGCATACGGATTCAGACTAGATAACCCACCAGTATTGGAGGTGGCAAACTTTGAAATCCAGAATGTTTCTTGTTTTGGAGGCAGTGATGGCAGTATTACCATTACAGCACAAGGAGGTTCAGGAAGCTACGAATATATATGGGAGAATGGAGCTGAAGGAAATACTCTTGGAGGATTAAGAAAAGGGACTTACCAGCTGACCATTGTAGATGCAGCAAAAGGATGTAGTATCACTAGAACTTATACGGTAGGCGAACCTGCCGAACTGAGGTTATCAGTAGCAAGTTTCTCAAACCCGGTTTGTGTGGGTGCTGCTGACGGTGAAATTCAGGTAGAGGTAAGTGGTGGTACAGCACCTTATACTTTCAGTTGGAATAATGGTCAGGAGACAGCCATAGCTTCAGCATTGAATGCAGGTACTTACACAGTAACAGTAACGGATGCGAATGGTTGTCAGGCGATGATCACCAAAATATTGGAAGACCCACAAGCATTGGTGCTTGAGGTTGCTAACCTGACGGATATTATTGAAATCTGTGCTGGCTCAGTCTTTAGCTTGGATGCTGGCAGCCAATGGCATAAAGTAACTTGGACATCAGACAGAGGACTTACCTCTAATGAGCAGGTATTACTGGTGATAGGGGCAGGTAATTATGAGCTAGAAGTTGAAACGTTAGCAGGGTGTACAACAAGTACTACTTTTGAAGTAGTGGAAAGGGATGACCTACTAGAAGCGAATTTCCTTGTGGAAACATCTCCAACAGAAGTTGTAGAAACCTTTATGCTGATAGACGTTTCATGGCCATTGCCAGATGGAATTAACTGGTCAATTGAACCTGAAGTAGAAATCGTTTCTGAAACAGATCATCAACGTGAAATTCGATTCAATCAGGCAGGAACCTACACCGTTACCATGCAAGCTAACTTGGCAAACTGTATAGCTACTGTATCCAGACAACTTGATGTAGTATCCTTGTCAAATGGAAGGTTTGGAATTGCAGGCTCTTCCAATGAGGATATAGATGAAGACAGCGATATTCAACTGTTGGAGGTTGTGCCGGTGCCAAATGATGGTCGTTTTACCATTAATGTAAGACTGAATGAGGAGATGGACGGGGTACTTTCACTAAGAAGTGCAGGTGATGCCAAAAAATTATGGGAAAAAGAACTGTCGGGTGCAAACCACTATACAGTGAGGTATGAAAATGAGAGACTTCCTTCAGGAGTTTACATATTACAATTAGTAACAGTTCAGGAAGTGAAGGCTACTAAAGTATTGATTCAGAACTAA